Proteins from one Triticum aestivum cultivar Chinese Spring chromosome 7A, IWGSC CS RefSeq v2.1, whole genome shotgun sequence genomic window:
- the LOC123146865 gene encoding uncharacterized protein has protein sequence MESRSGHRSLRSSSQTEDHISALPDDLLLLILARLRCIATAVRTRVLSRRWSGSGGLWTRLHEIVFRDVTFPSLEAALGRVNAPAVSLLEIRVPYVHRPGTKTHVGSLGFNSLLRAAARLAPEEFVFRFPSDLTDRSLVVDLPCFPRTTSIVLVNFFLFLRVPDGVDFPALETLSLSGRVPDLDPLLSCCPRLRALRLRNVIHGGDLRVSSLWLQELFVARLYQRKHRIDIVAPMLKQLSMSFVSSGGSISVLAPMVEKVSWDCRYHDPSIVSIVFGLWRLERVTLQMGERQGHVPTLKICSRTTSRVLGNEEHTFAQEIEKHMIAGFSVLELHLTTNGHAFGALVFHLLKMARICGSIRRLKVILERSTMKEECPFDCFCEPWNWRSQTISLSALEEVEVNGFQGYGQEIDFLKLISQCAPMLKKTTMMLSEETTASNDECAKI, from the exons ATGGAGTCGAGATCGGGGCATCGTAGCCTCCGTTCCTCCTCCCAGACTGAGGACCACATCAGCGCCCTCCCCGACGACCTGCTCCTCCTGATCCTCGCCCGCCTCCGATGCATCGCCACCGCCGTGCGCACCAGGGTCCTCTCCCGCCGCTGGAGCGGCAGCGGCGGCCTCTGGACCCGCCTCCACGAGATCGTCTTCCGCGACGTTACCTTCCCCTCGCTCGAAGCGGCGCTCGGCCGCGTCAACGCTCCCGCGGTTTCCCTCCTGGAAATCCGCGTCCCCTATGTGCACCGGCCGGGCACCAAAACCCACGTCGGCAGCCTCGGTTTCAACTCGCTGCTGCGCGCTGCCGCGCGGCTCGCGCCGGAGGAGTTCGTCTTCCGCTTCCCGTCAGACTTAACCGATCGTTCCCTCGTCGTCGACCTGCCTTGCTTCCCCCGCACCACCTCCATCGTCCTGGTCAACTTTTTCCTCTTCCTCCGCGTGCCGGACGGCGTCGACTTCCCGGCGCTAGAGACGCTGTCTCTGTCGGGCAGGGTCCCCGATCTCGACCcgttgctctcctgctgcccgcgCTTGCGGGCGCTCCGGCTGCGCAATGTTATCCATGGGGGCGACCTGAGGGTCAGCTCGCTGTGGCTGCAGGAGCTCTTCGTCGCCCGCTTGTACCAAAGGAAGCACCGTATCGACATCGTCGCCCCCATGCTCAAGCAATTGAGCATGTCCTTTGTCTCCTCGGGTGGCAGCATCTCCGTCTTGGCACCAATGGTGGAGAAGGTCTCATGGGACTGCAGGTACCACGATCCGTCTATTGTGTCTATTGTGTTTGGTCTTTGGAGGCTAGAGCGGGTGACACTACAGATGGGAGAGAGACAAGGACATGTCCCTACACTGAAGATTTGTTCCCGCACC ACCTCGCGTGTTTTAGGCAACGAAGAGCACACCTTTGCACAGGAGATAGAGAAGCACATGATTGCTGGATTTTCTGTTTTGGAACTACATCTCACAACAAATGGACATGCTTTTGGAGCGCTCGTGTTTCATCTCCTTAAGATGGCTCGAATTTGTGGTTCTATACGCAGGCTTAAGGTCATCCTAGAGAGATCAACG ATGAAAGAAGAATGCCCATTTGATTGTTTTTGTGAGCCTTGGAACTGGAGATCTCAAACCATCTCCTTGTCTGCTCTCGAGGAAGTGGAGGTCAACGGGTTTCAAGGATACGGTCAGGAGATTGATTTCTTGAAACTGATATCCCAATGTGCACCAATGCTTAAAAAGACGACAATGATGTTGTCAGAGGAGACCACGGCAAGTAATGATGAATGCGCAAAGATATAG